One part of the Parabacteroides sp. FAFU027 genome encodes these proteins:
- a CDS encoding aspartate-semialdehyde dehydrogenase gives MKVAIVGASGAVGQEFLRVLEERNFPMDELVLFGSARSAGTKYTFRGKEIEVKLLQHNDDFKGIDIAFTSAGAGTSKEFEKTITKYGAVMIDNSSAFRMDTDVPLVVPEVNGEDGKVRPRGVIANPNCTTIQMVVALKAIEQLSHIKTVHVSTYQAASGAGAAAMDELVEQYSQLVRKEEPTVDKFAYQLAYNVIPQVDVFTENGYTKEEMKMYNETRKIMHSDIKVSATCVRVPVMRAHSESIWIETERPVSVEEAREAFSKADGVVLMDDTANKVYPMPLFLAGEDPVYVGRIRKDLTNENGLSFWAVSDQIKKGAALNAVQIAEYLIKENAL, from the coding sequence ATGAAAGTAGCTATTGTAGGCGCAAGCGGTGCGGTTGGACAAGAGTTCCTTCGCGTACTTGAAGAGAGAAATTTCCCTATGGATGAGTTGGTATTGTTCGGTTCTGCACGTAGCGCAGGTACCAAGTACACTTTCCGTGGTAAGGAAATCGAGGTAAAACTTCTTCAGCACAATGATGACTTCAAGGGTATTGATATTGCCTTTACATCTGCCGGCGCCGGCACTTCAAAAGAATTTGAAAAGACAATCACTAAATACGGAGCTGTAATGATTGACAACTCCAGTGCCTTCCGCATGGACACCGATGTACCTTTGGTAGTGCCTGAAGTAAACGGCGAAGACGGTAAAGTCCGGCCTCGTGGCGTGATTGCCAACCCTAACTGTACAACCATCCAGATGGTGGTGGCATTGAAAGCAATCGAGCAACTTTCTCACATCAAAACCGTTCACGTATCTACTTACCAGGCGGCTTCAGGTGCAGGTGCTGCTGCGATGGACGAGTTGGTGGAGCAATACTCCCAGCTGGTTCGCAAAGAAGAACCGACTGTTGATAAATTTGCTTACCAGTTGGCTTACAACGTGATCCCTCAGGTGGATGTTTTCACTGAAAACGGCTACACCAAAGAGGAGATGAAGATGTACAACGAGACCCGTAAAATCATGCACTCCGACATCAAGGTAAGCGCAACCTGCGTACGTGTACCGGTGATGCGTGCTCACTCTGAGTCTATCTGGATTGAGACAGAGCGTCCGGTTTCTGTAGAAGAGGCCCGCGAAGCTTTCTCAAAAGCTGACGGTGTTGTATTGATGGACGATACTGCAAATAAAGTTTATCCGATGCCGTTGTTCCTGGCCGGTGAAGACCCCGTTTACGTAGGCCGTATCCGCAAAGACCTGACCAACGAAAACGGATTGAGCTTCTGGGCAGTGAGCGACCAGATCAAAAAAGGAGCTGCATTGAATGCCGTTCAGATTGCAGAATACCTGATCAAAGAAAACGCGCTATAA
- a CDS encoding thioredoxin produces MKTVTLFVQYQCPFCKMALKYIHEWKQIEPKYNDIHFDIVDELVEVERADAHDYWYVPTFYLGEKKLHEGGIYKDEVKQLMDEVLG; encoded by the coding sequence ATGAAAACCGTCACCCTCTTCGTTCAGTACCAATGTCCCTTCTGTAAGATGGCCCTGAAGTACATCCACGAATGGAAACAGATTGAACCGAAATACAACGATATCCACTTTGATATCGTCGATGAACTGGTGGAAGTGGAACGCGCTGATGCCCACGATTACTGGTATGTACCGACCTTTTACCTGGGGGAAAAGAAACTCCACGAGGGCGGAATCTACAAAGACGAGGTAAAACAATTGATGGATGAGGTGTTGGGATGA
- a CDS encoding lamin tail domain-containing protein — MRNIVITLLLCLHFVSFAQTNNAKSGEVIISEIMANPSGEIGLPNVEYVELHNNSTETINIQGWRFCYGDKKYTLAAYALPPDSGVILCSTTKVSLFPATTNKLGVTSFPILANTGKLLSLESPQGVVTSFADYSDQWYRDDFRANGGFSLECIDTRNLSGSPNNWRASQSLKGGTPGTRNSIAADNPDTEAPVITLNSLSSPNTVLVQFSKAMNRESVTNPSNYTIVTGNNAIQKIDLSSPVPSSATLTLSDSIKHGDILSFELASSITCISGNKLTGNRSIRLAIPDSLEIGDVIINEILFNPKPSGADYVEIYNRSNRIIDLSKLQITSRKSDGTLQAGIRLATNIMPFFPNEYIVLTTDKSAVCSFYECKATALFDELATMPSFPDDAGNVQLVNAAGTVIDGFSYSEKMHHPFIKDPEGVALERIHPNKPTNDVTNWQSASSTSGYGTPGYQNSQQYLASDSEKKGFWLESETVTPDNNGKEDVLRINYKLDEEGFTANIRIYDRSGRLINAIASNTILGSEGILDWDATDTSHQLVKPGIYILFIEYYKRDKAPVRLKIPVVVGN, encoded by the coding sequence ATGAGAAATATTGTTATTACCCTCCTGCTTTGCTTACATTTTGTCAGCTTTGCGCAAACAAACAACGCTAAATCCGGAGAAGTTATCATCTCCGAAATCATGGCTAATCCATCCGGTGAAATCGGTCTTCCAAATGTTGAGTATGTCGAATTACACAATAACAGTACCGAAACAATCAATATTCAAGGTTGGCGCTTCTGTTACGGGGATAAGAAATATACGCTGGCCGCTTATGCCTTACCGCCCGATTCAGGCGTGATACTCTGCTCCACCACGAAGGTTTCTCTGTTTCCTGCGACAACAAATAAGCTCGGCGTCACCTCGTTTCCCATTTTAGCCAACACGGGCAAACTCCTTTCCCTGGAATCTCCACAAGGTGTCGTCACCTCATTTGCCGACTACTCAGACCAGTGGTACAGGGACGATTTCCGGGCGAATGGAGGTTTTTCACTCGAATGTATCGACACGCGCAACCTGAGCGGTTCGCCTAACAACTGGCGGGCGTCACAAAGCCTGAAAGGAGGAACTCCGGGTACAAGGAACAGCATCGCAGCCGACAATCCGGACACCGAAGCGCCGGTCATCACTCTGAACTCATTGTCAAGTCCAAACACAGTGCTTGTCCAATTCTCCAAAGCGATGAATCGCGAAAGTGTGACCAACCCATCGAATTACACAATCGTTACCGGCAATAATGCTATCCAAAAGATTGACTTATCATCGCCCGTACCATCGTCCGCAACGTTGACCTTATCTGACTCAATCAAACACGGAGACATCCTCTCTTTTGAGTTAGCGTCTTCCATTACCTGCATCTCAGGGAATAAATTGACGGGAAACAGAAGCATCCGCTTAGCCATTCCCGACTCCCTTGAGATTGGCGATGTTATCATCAATGAAATTCTCTTCAATCCCAAACCTTCAGGCGCTGATTATGTGGAAATATACAATCGGAGCAATCGAATCATTGACTTGTCGAAGCTTCAAATCACTTCCCGGAAATCAGACGGTACACTTCAGGCCGGCATCCGGTTAGCGACTAATATCATGCCGTTTTTTCCCAACGAATACATCGTGCTGACCACGGACAAGAGTGCAGTTTGCTCATTCTACGAATGCAAGGCAACGGCTCTTTTCGATGAATTGGCCACCATGCCCTCCTTTCCGGATGATGCAGGGAATGTCCAACTGGTAAATGCCGCCGGAACGGTTATTGATGGATTTTCTTATTCGGAGAAAATGCACCATCCGTTCATAAAAGACCCGGAAGGTGTCGCTTTGGAACGGATTCATCCGAACAAACCCACAAACGATGTGACCAACTGGCAATCGGCCTCTTCTACTTCCGGATACGGCACCCCCGGTTATCAAAATTCACAGCAATACCTGGCTTCCGATTCGGAAAAGAAAGGCTTCTGGCTCGAAAGCGAAACGGTCACTCCGGACAATAACGGCAAGGAGGATGTGTTACGCATCAATTACAAACTGGATGAAGAGGGTTTTACAGCCAATATTCGCATTTATGACCGTTCCGGACGACTTATTAATGCAATTGCCTCCAACACCATTCTGGGAAGTGAAGGGATATTAGACTGGGACGCTACTGACACCAGTCACCAATTGGTGAAACCGGGCATTTACATCCTCTTTATCGAATACTACAAGAGAGACAAAGCGCCCGTAAGATTGAAAATCCCGGTTGTAGTCGGGAATTGA
- a CDS encoding glycosyltransferase family 2 protein, producing MKLSIVVSVYNEEQVIQLFYDEIMKIAGSQLPDYELIFVNDGSSDASQQFIDSILPQNPKVKSILFSRNFGHEAAMIAGLDYSTGDAVVCMDADLQHPPQYLPKMFETYCNEGVDIINMVRSNQKSSLKSSLFYWFINKVSPCTIEPNASDFFLVSKRVAEILRREFRQRGRFLRGFIQVMGFRKTTIAFHAPDRAAGESKYSLRKLFSLSFVAIATLSKLPLRLGIYLGLISAFFSIVLAIYSLVMNFIDKPTPGYTTIVVFLGLMISIQFFILGVIGEYVGYLFDEQKKWPLYLIDQEKNFEHSENQKA from the coding sequence ATGAAATTATCAATAGTCGTCTCTGTTTACAATGAAGAACAGGTCATTCAATTATTTTACGATGAAATAATGAAGATAGCCGGAAGTCAGCTTCCCGATTACGAGCTGATCTTTGTCAACGATGGCAGCAGTGATGCTTCGCAGCAGTTCATCGATAGTATTCTTCCGCAAAATCCGAAGGTAAAATCAATCCTCTTTTCCCGAAATTTTGGTCATGAGGCAGCCATGATTGCCGGACTTGATTACTCGACTGGTGATGCAGTAGTGTGCATGGATGCCGATCTGCAACATCCGCCGCAGTATCTGCCGAAGATGTTTGAGACCTATTGCAACGAAGGCGTGGATATTATAAACATGGTACGTTCCAATCAAAAGAGTTCCCTTAAATCATCACTCTTCTACTGGTTTATCAATAAAGTATCTCCCTGCACGATTGAGCCCAACGCTTCTGATTTTTTCCTGGTATCCAAGCGGGTAGCAGAAATCCTACGTCGAGAGTTTCGCCAAAGGGGACGTTTTCTCCGCGGCTTTATCCAGGTGATGGGATTCCGCAAAACCACGATTGCTTTTCATGCCCCTGACCGTGCCGCAGGAGAAAGCAAATATTCTCTGCGCAAGCTTTTTTCTCTCTCCTTTGTAGCCATCGCCACGCTATCGAAACTGCCATTGCGACTGGGGATATATCTTGGACTGATTTCGGCTTTTTTCAGCATCGTACTGGCGATATACAGCCTGGTCATGAATTTCATAGACAAACCGACTCCGGGCTATACCACTATAGTTGTTTTCCTGGGACTTATGATTAGTATCCAGTTTTTTATTCTCGGAGTCATCGGAGAATACGTGGGTTATCTGTTTGATGAACAGAAGAAATGGCCTCTTTATCTTATAGACCAGGAGAAGAATTTCGAACACAGTGAAAATCAGAAAGCTTAA
- the prfB gene encoding peptide chain release factor 2 (programmed frameshift), with the protein MITTDQLREVLERETALRGYLDIDSKIIQIEEEELRTHAPNFWEDAKTAEAQMRKIRELKAWVEGYKEVKTAADELQLAYDFLKEEIVTEEEVDQAYAHAIKLIEDLELKNMLRNEEDHLGAVLKIVAGAGGTESQDWASMLYRMYQRWCDSKGYKTEITNWQDGDEAGIKTVTLQVDGPMAYGYLKSENGVHRLVRVSPFNAQGKRMTSFTSVYVVPLVDDTIEIEINPGMLSWDTFRSSGAGGQNVNKVETGVRLHYKFINPVTEQPDEIVIENTESRSQFGNKDNAIRLLKSQLYELELEKRRAASAKVEAGKKKIEWGSQIRSYVFDDRRVKDHRTDYQTSNVNAVMDGDIDEFIKAYLMEFAGEENV; encoded by the exons ATGATTACTACAGACCAATTACGTGAAGTATTGGAGCGCGAGACCGCGCTGAGGGGGTACCTT GACATCGATTCGAAGATAATCCAGATTGAAGAAGAAGAATTAAGAACTCATGCACCCAACTTCTGGGAAGATGCCAAAACGGCAGAAGCCCAGATGAGAAAAATCCGCGAGCTGAAGGCCTGGGTGGAAGGCTATAAAGAGGTAAAAACCGCCGCAGACGAATTGCAACTCGCCTATGACTTTCTCAAAGAAGAGATTGTTACCGAGGAAGAGGTGGATCAGGCTTATGCACATGCCATTAAACTGATCGAAGACCTGGAGCTGAAGAATATGCTCCGGAACGAAGAAGACCACCTCGGAGCGGTATTGAAAATTGTAGCCGGTGCCGGTGGTACCGAAAGCCAGGACTGGGCTTCGATGCTTTACCGCATGTACCAGCGCTGGTGTGACAGCAAAGGCTACAAAACCGAAATCACCAACTGGCAGGATGGCGATGAGGCCGGAATCAAGACCGTTACACTCCAGGTGGATGGACCGATGGCTTATGGTTACCTGAAGAGCGAAAACGGGGTTCACCGCCTGGTACGCGTTTCTCCGTTTAATGCACAAGGAAAACGTATGACCTCATTTACTTCGGTATATGTGGTACCTTTGGTGGACGACACTATCGAGATTGAAATCAATCCGGGCATGTTATCCTGGGATACTTTCCGTTCCTCGGGAGCGGGTGGACAGAACGTAAATAAGGTGGAAACCGGAGTACGTCTGCACTATAAGTTCATCAACCCGGTGACCGAACAGCCTGATGAGATTGTGATTGAGAATACGGAAAGCCGTTCGCAATTTGGCAATAAGGACAATGCAATCCGTTTGCTAAAATCGCAACTCTACGAACTTGAGCTCGAAAAACGCCGTGCCGCAAGCGCTAAAGTGGAAGCCGGCAAGAAGAAAATCGAGTGGGGCTCTCAGATCCGCAGTTACGTCTTTGACGACCGCCGTGTGAAAGACCACCGTACCGATTACCAGACCTCCAACGTGAATGCTGTGATGGATGGTGATATTGATGAGTTTATCAAGGCTTATCTGATGGAATTTGCCGGAGAAGAAAATGTATAA
- a CDS encoding acetylornithine carbamoyltransferase, which produces MRHFTNVKDLGDLKQAVKEALEVKANRYGYSHLGKNKTMMLIFFNSSLRTRLSTQKAAMNLGMNTMVLDINQGAWKLETERGVIMDGDKPEHLFEAVPVMGCYCDIIGVRSFATFENKENDYNEKILNQFIELSGRPVVSMEAATGHPLQSFADLITIEEYKKKERPKVVLTWAPHPRALPQAVPNSFADFMNETDYDFVITHPKGYELDPKFVRNAVVEYDQKKAFEGADFIYAKNWSAYADPNYGQILSKDRAWTVDTEHMEWTNNAYFMHCLPVRRNMIVSDDVIESPQSIVIPEAANREISAQVVLKRILESL; this is translated from the coding sequence ATGAGACACTTCACTAACGTAAAAGATTTGGGAGACCTCAAGCAGGCCGTGAAAGAGGCGCTGGAGGTAAAAGCAAACCGCTACGGCTACAGCCACCTGGGTAAAAACAAGACGATGATGCTCATCTTCTTCAACTCCAGCCTGCGCACCCGACTCAGTACGCAAAAGGCGGCGATGAACCTCGGCATGAACACCATGGTGCTCGATATCAACCAGGGCGCGTGGAAACTCGAGACCGAGCGTGGCGTAATCATGGATGGCGACAAACCCGAACACCTTTTCGAAGCTGTCCCTGTGATGGGTTGCTACTGCGACATCATCGGCGTTCGTTCCTTTGCTACTTTTGAAAACAAAGAGAACGACTACAACGAGAAAATCCTCAACCAGTTTATCGAACTATCAGGACGTCCGGTAGTGAGCATGGAAGCTGCCACCGGTCACCCGCTGCAAAGCTTCGCCGACCTCATTACAATCGAAGAATACAAGAAAAAAGAGCGTCCCAAAGTGGTATTGACCTGGGCGCCTCACCCACGCGCATTGCCGCAGGCGGTACCTAACTCGTTTGCCGACTTCATGAACGAGACCGATTACGATTTCGTCATCACCCACCCGAAAGGTTACGAGCTCGACCCGAAATTCGTGCGCAACGCAGTAGTAGAGTATGACCAGAAGAAAGCATTTGAAGGAGCTGACTTCATCTACGCGAAAAACTGGTCGGCTTATGCAGATCCCAACTACGGCCAGATCCTGAGCAAGGACCGTGCCTGGACCGTTGATACGGAACACATGGAGTGGACCAATAATGCTTACTTCATGCACTGTCTGCCGGTACGCCGCAACATGATCGTATCAGACGACGTGATCGAAAGCCCGCAATCTATCGTAATTCCTGAGGCTGCCAACCGCGAAATTTCGGCACAGGTGGTACTCAAGCGCATTCTTGAAAGTTTATAA
- a CDS encoding AMP-dependent synthetase/ligase encodes MTICHFSSLIQRQSELYGNKAAFRHKDEKTSVWIPVSWKKFATKTARAAKAFARLEVGVQDNVAIFSQNKPEIFISEFALYQNRAVSVPLYATSSVEQINYIITETEARIILVGEQEQYDKAWSLVGKNPYLKQLIIFDPLVKPHPDDSTSLFFHEFLHLGELANNEELIAERIASAKEEDLATLIYTSGTTGVPKGVMLRHSSFQEAMRIHDLRLQGTTDQDVSVCFLPLTHVFEKAWSYFCLCKGIRIEINLRPNEIQKTLKEVRPTLMCSVPRFWEKAYAGIQEKMAEAPFFSRILMKTALKFGYSRNLKYARVEKHAPLWIELPYLLLDKLVFTKLKKAIGIENGNYFPVAGAFLSDNINEFFHACGIDILYGYGLTETTATVSCFNKKGYIIGSVGVEMPGVEVKLGENNEILVKGKTVMSGYYKKPEETAKVLSPDGWFRTGDAGNIGQHGVLTMTERIKDLIKTSNGKYVAPQALETVIGEDKYIDQIAVIGDQRKYITALVIPAYEALKEYAAAKQIQFHNMEDLLKNNSIHQLIQERINEMQKNFAKFEQVKHFTLLPYPFTLEGGELTNTLKLRRAYIMQRYHSEIERMYQN; translated from the coding sequence ATGACTATTTGCCATTTCTCATCGTTAATCCAACGCCAGTCAGAACTATACGGAAACAAAGCCGCCTTTCGCCATAAAGACGAAAAGACCAGCGTGTGGATTCCTGTTTCCTGGAAGAAGTTTGCTACCAAAACGGCCAGGGCCGCTAAGGCATTTGCCCGCCTGGAAGTTGGCGTGCAGGATAATGTTGCCATTTTCTCCCAAAACAAACCGGAAATCTTTATTTCCGAATTTGCCCTTTATCAAAACCGGGCGGTTTCGGTGCCTCTGTACGCGACCAGTTCGGTCGAACAGATCAACTACATCATAACTGAAACTGAGGCCCGGATTATCCTGGTCGGGGAGCAGGAGCAATATGACAAAGCCTGGTCCCTCGTTGGGAAAAATCCATATCTGAAACAACTGATCATCTTTGATCCACTGGTCAAACCGCATCCCGATGATTCAACCTCCCTATTCTTCCATGAGTTTCTTCATCTGGGCGAACTGGCCAATAACGAGGAACTGATCGCCGAACGTATCGCCTCCGCAAAGGAAGAAGATCTGGCTACCCTGATCTATACTTCTGGTACGACCGGAGTGCCCAAAGGTGTGATGCTGCGTCATTCCAGTTTTCAGGAGGCGATGCGCATTCATGACCTCCGTCTTCAGGGAACAACTGATCAGGATGTCTCCGTCTGTTTCCTTCCGTTGACGCATGTATTTGAAAAAGCGTGGTCCTATTTCTGCCTGTGTAAAGGGATTCGTATAGAGATTAATTTAAGGCCGAACGAAATTCAAAAGACCCTGAAGGAGGTGCGTCCTACGCTGATGTGCAGCGTTCCCCGCTTTTGGGAGAAGGCTTATGCCGGGATTCAGGAGAAAATGGCTGAAGCGCCTTTTTTTTCGCGCATATTGATGAAAACAGCCTTGAAGTTCGGCTATTCCCGCAACCTGAAGTATGCCCGCGTTGAGAAGCATGCTCCTCTCTGGATTGAGCTGCCCTATCTGCTGCTTGACAAGCTGGTATTTACCAAACTAAAGAAAGCCATCGGCATAGAAAACGGAAACTACTTCCCGGTAGCCGGAGCTTTCCTGTCTGATAATATAAACGAGTTTTTCCACGCCTGTGGCATCGATATCCTTTACGGATATGGACTGACAGAAACCACAGCAACCGTGTCCTGCTTCAACAAAAAGGGGTATATCATAGGCTCCGTGGGAGTGGAGATGCCGGGGGTGGAAGTGAAACTGGGCGAAAACAACGAGATCCTGGTCAAAGGGAAAACCGTGATGAGCGGATACTATAAGAAACCGGAAGAGACTGCCAAAGTGCTTTCCCCGGATGGCTGGTTCAGAACCGGAGATGCCGGTAACATTGGTCAACACGGCGTACTGACCATGACCGAACGCATCAAAGACCTGATCAAGACCTCGAATGGGAAATACGTTGCCCCACAGGCTCTGGAAACCGTTATCGGAGAAGACAAGTATATCGACCAGATTGCTGTAATCGGCGACCAGCGCAAGTACATTACGGCATTAGTGATTCCGGCTTATGAAGCGCTGAAAGAATATGCCGCAGCCAAACAGATTCAGTTCCATAACATGGAAGATTTGCTGAAAAACAACTCCATTCATCAGCTGATACAGGAGCGCATCAATGAGATGCAGAAGAACTTTGCCAAATTCGAGCAGGTCAAGCATTTTACCTTACTGCCTTATCCGTTTACCCTGGAAGGCGGCGAACTGACCAATACACTCAAGCTCCGCCGGGCCTACATCATGCAACGGTATCATTCCGAGATTGAGCGGATGTATCAGAATTGA
- a CDS encoding non-canonical purine NTP diphosphatase — MSKIVFATNNQHKLEEVSSILEGKVEILSLNDINCFEDIPETADTLEGNALLKARFVKEKYGYNCFADDTGLEIKALNNAPGVISARYAGEQKDAQDNMRKVLTELNGESERQARFRTVIALILDGQEHLFEGIVTGDITETAFGNGGFGYDPIFRPEGYDCTFAELSSNEKNSISHRGRAVQKLIEFLSR; from the coding sequence ATGAGTAAAATCGTTTTTGCAACCAATAATCAACATAAACTGGAAGAAGTTTCGTCCATCCTCGAAGGAAAAGTAGAAATCCTGAGCCTCAACGACATCAACTGCTTCGAAGATATCCCGGAGACTGCTGATACACTGGAAGGAAATGCCTTGCTGAAAGCCCGTTTTGTCAAAGAGAAATACGGTTACAACTGCTTTGCCGATGACACCGGATTGGAGATAAAAGCGTTAAACAACGCTCCCGGAGTGATTTCGGCACGCTATGCCGGAGAGCAAAAGGATGCTCAGGACAATATGCGCAAAGTGCTGACCGAACTGAATGGAGAATCAGAGCGTCAGGCCCGGTTCAGAACGGTAATAGCTCTTATTCTGGATGGACAGGAGCATCTGTTTGAAGGCATTGTTACAGGCGACATTACCGAAACGGCTTTCGGAAACGGAGGTTTCGGCTACGACCCCATTTTCCGTCCCGAAGGATATGACTGCACCTTTGCCGAGCTCTCTTCCAACGAGAAAAACAGCATCAGCCACCGTGGAAGAGCTGTACAGAAACTAATCGAATTTCTTTCCAGATAA
- a CDS encoding two-component regulator propeller domain-containing protein encodes MKKLILITLFILSTFGLFAQIAVGKWRTHLAYSYVTQVEETPEKVYGVSDGALFAYDKTDNGIERYDKLSGLNDTKVSLISYSVSNKLLLIVYDNANIDILKDNGDIINIPDIYKKNLATDKTVNEIKFIGSKAYISCGYGVSVIDLMKNEVKESYTFNKKVLSTAISDSQIYIASTDGVYKASANSNLSDINNWTLISSKDFKKFEIFQGYLIALKPTEGIYKLVNGAFTLTIATEYLTNIIPVNSKLIGYGPSQIVFFESFDQFKVVNATNVYDVSSLEASQNAWIASYNNGINQIVKQSDNYIIETNGIKPGGPLANSPYKMYFSGDKLLVVGGGAWADRYNTKGIFMIFKDNQWSYFNTDNIDVQYGARDFMDVVEDPNLENHYLVSSWGEGVYEFKDGKFLKLLSNANSNMESIFPDNPHYIRIGGLSYDANGNLFVTNSGITNVVKVLTKEGTWVNLFYPDIANKSNVQTLFRDKRGYFWALNVRSGTRVFVFDPKTTISNTNDDQSIYYESFNYYDNSELKTFTPGSFGCIAEDKKGAIWIGTDIGPIVLNSPAKIFNSDFTASRIKIPRNDGTDLADYLLDGVSVTAIAVDGGNRKWIGTASNGVYLVSENGLQTIHHFTAANSPLLSDKILSIAIHPTTGEVFFGTDKGLISYRSDATTASTKYSDVYAFPNPVKPEYEGLITITGLKYKSTVRITDINGNSVFEGISEGGQITWNGRNRSGERVATGVYLVYAETSSGIDGVVTKIMVVH; translated from the coding sequence ATGAAGAAGCTCATTCTTATTACTCTCTTTATCCTTTCTACTTTCGGTCTCTTTGCTCAGATTGCTGTCGGAAAATGGAGAACTCATTTGGCTTACTCTTATGTAACACAAGTGGAAGAAACACCTGAGAAGGTCTATGGAGTCTCAGATGGCGCTTTATTTGCTTATGACAAGACAGATAATGGCATCGAACGCTATGATAAACTCAGCGGATTAAATGACACGAAAGTTTCCCTCATAAGTTACAGCGTATCCAATAAACTGCTGTTAATCGTTTATGACAATGCAAACATTGATATCTTAAAAGACAATGGCGATATCATCAATATTCCGGATATCTACAAGAAAAATCTGGCAACAGACAAGACCGTAAACGAAATAAAATTTATTGGTTCAAAGGCTTATATTTCATGCGGCTATGGAGTATCAGTCATCGACCTTATGAAGAATGAAGTCAAGGAATCGTATACCTTCAACAAAAAGGTACTGTCCACAGCAATATCTGATAGTCAAATCTATATTGCAAGTACAGATGGCGTTTACAAGGCGAGTGCAAATTCAAATCTATCAGACATAAATAACTGGACATTAATATCTTCGAAGGACTTCAAAAAATTCGAGATCTTTCAGGGATATCTTATCGCTTTAAAACCAACTGAAGGTATTTACAAACTAGTAAATGGAGCTTTTACATTGACTATAGCAACAGAATATCTTACAAATATTATTCCGGTTAATAGCAAACTGATTGGATACGGGCCATCTCAGATCGTATTTTTTGAAAGCTTTGATCAGTTTAAGGTCGTTAATGCCACCAATGTATATGATGTCTCATCTTTAGAAGCATCACAAAATGCATGGATTGCCTCTTACAATAACGGTATCAATCAGATAGTCAAACAATCAGATAATTACATCATTGAGACTAATGGGATTAAACCAGGTGGTCCGCTTGCAAACAGCCCTTATAAAATGTATTTCAGCGGTGATAAATTATTAGTTGTGGGCGGTGGAGCCTGGGCTGACAGATACAATACCAAAGGGATATTCATGATCTTTAAAGACAACCAGTGGTCTTATTTCAATACTGATAATATTGATGTACAGTATGGAGCCCGGGACTTTATGGATGTTGTTGAAGATCCAAATCTTGAGAATCACTATCTTGTCTCTTCATGGGGAGAAGGTGTTTATGAATTTAAGGATGGAAAATTCTTAAAGCTACTTAGTAACGCCAATAGCAACATGGAATCTATTTTCCCAGACAATCCCCACTACATAAGAATCGGAGGATTAAGCTATGATGCTAATGGGAATCTATTTGTAACAAATTCAGGAATTACGAATGTAGTAAAAGTGCTGACTAAAGAGGGAACATGGGTAAATCTATTCTATCCGGATATAGCTAATAAATCGAATGTACAGACTTTGTTCCGTGATAAACGTGGATATTTTTGGGCACTGAACGTACGCTCCGGCACCCGGGTATTTGTTTTCGACCCTAAAACGACAATTTCAAATACGAACGATGACCAAAGCATCTATTACGAATCATTTAATTATTACGACAATTCTGAATTAAAAACCTTTACGCCGGGTAGTTTTGGTTGTATTGCTGAAGATAAAAAAGGTGCCATCTGGATCGGAACAGATATTGGTCCTATTGTATTAAACTCCCCTGCTAAGATATTCAATAGCGACTTCACCGCGTCAAGGATTAAAATCCCGAGAAATGACGGTACCGACCTGGCAGACTACCTGCTTGACGGTGTCTCGGTAACAGCTATCGCTGTTGACGGTGGCAACCGAAAGTGGATTGGAACTGCCTCAAACGGTGTATATCTGGTGAGTGAAAACGGACTGCAAACCATCCATCACTTTACGGCTGCCAATAGTCCGCTTTTATCCGATAAGATTTTGTCGATTGCCATTCACCCAACAACCGGAGAAGTTTTCTTCGGTACAGACAAAGGGCTGATCTCCTATCGTAGCGATGCGACTACTGCCAGTACAAAATACTCGGATGTATATGCTTTCCCCAATCCGGTTAAACCTGAATACGAAGGCCTGATTACCATCACCGGATTGAAATATAAATCTACCGTCAGAATTACGGATATTAACGGGAATTCCGTTTTCGAAGGTATTTCAGAAGGTGGTCAGATTACCTGGAACGGAAGAAACCGCTCCGGTGAACGTGTAGCGACTGGTGTTTACCTGGTGTATGCTGAGACAAGCAGCGGTATTGACGGTGTTGTCACAAAGATTATGGTTGTGCATTAA